Proteins encoded together in one Pantoea sp. CCBC3-3-1 window:
- a CDS encoding ABC transporter substrate-binding protein, protein MVKKLAALILATFALHAQAETLTVVSFGGTNKDAQDKAFYKPFTAAGKGTIEAGEYNGEMARIRAMVETGQIGWDVVELETPELQRGCEEGLLETMDWSKLGKKTDFIPAAVTECGAGIFVWSTVLTYDANKLKKGPTSWADFWDIKDFPGKRALRKSAKYTLEIALMTDGVKREDVYKVLATPAGVDRAFKKLDEIKPNIQWWESGAQPLQWLVSGDVVMSSAYNGRIGAAQDEGHNFRIVWDNGLYDLDNWAIVKGSKHKALAEQFIAFANQPENQKVFAENIPYGPTNINTAKLLDPARLSKLPTAPENLAKSLQVSSDFWLEHGEELEQRFNAWASR, encoded by the coding sequence ATGGTAAAGAAGTTAGCAGCACTGATATTGGCCACCTTCGCGCTACATGCGCAGGCTGAAACGCTGACCGTGGTCTCTTTTGGCGGCACCAATAAAGACGCGCAGGACAAAGCGTTTTACAAACCTTTTACCGCCGCCGGGAAAGGTACGATTGAGGCCGGGGAATATAACGGCGAGATGGCTCGCATTCGCGCAATGGTGGAAACCGGCCAGATTGGTTGGGATGTGGTTGAACTGGAAACGCCAGAACTACAGCGCGGCTGTGAAGAAGGCCTGTTGGAGACCATGGACTGGAGCAAGCTGGGTAAAAAAACCGACTTCATTCCTGCTGCCGTAACCGAATGCGGTGCCGGGATTTTCGTCTGGTCGACGGTGCTGACTTATGATGCCAATAAATTGAAAAAAGGCCCCACCAGCTGGGCTGATTTTTGGGACATCAAAGATTTCCCGGGCAAACGTGCGCTGCGTAAAAGCGCTAAATATACGCTGGAAATTGCCCTGATGACCGACGGCGTGAAGCGTGAAGATGTCTATAAAGTGCTGGCAACCCCAGCAGGCGTCGATCGCGCCTTTAAAAAACTGGATGAGATCAAACCCAATATTCAGTGGTGGGAATCGGGCGCGCAGCCGCTGCAATGGCTGGTATCCGGCGACGTGGTGATGAGTTCTGCCTATAATGGCCGTATCGGTGCTGCCCAGGATGAGGGGCATAACTTCAGGATCGTTTGGGATAACGGACTGTACGATCTGGATAACTGGGCCATTGTAAAAGGCTCAAAGCATAAAGCGCTGGCGGAACAGTTTATCGCCTTTGCCAATCAGCCTGAAAACCAGAAAGTGTTTGCGGAAAACATTCCTTACGGGCCGACCAATATCAATACCGCTAAGCTTCTCGATCCCGCGCGTCTGAGCAAGCTGCCGACCGCGCCAGAAAACCTGGCGAAATCGTTGCAGGTCAGCAGTGATTTCTGGCTGGAACACGGCGAAGAACTCGAACAGCGTTTTAACGCCTGGGCCTCCAGGTAA
- a CDS encoding ABC transporter permease, whose protein sequence is MSQNPVLESTVAAKPRELTLSQRLRQVDRVKTRRSLLLIAPLLIFVVVCFLFPIFSILTKSVDNPEFSTTLPETTTALQHWSGKTLPDEALYATLGKELISARDRGQIALVAKRMSYEDASFRRLITAAPRMVPASGENVKEAMIAKQPLWGELSTWQTLQRAAKPMTSYYLLSVFDRKVDVKTGEIKALSSDQALYVNVLLRTLWMALVVTLLCVGIGYPLAYWLAKQPSNRANLLMILVLLPFWTSLIVRTASWIVLLQSGGLINRALMAVGFIDHPLTLVFNRVGVFISMTHILLPFIVLPLYAVMKGISPSYVRAAVSLGAHPFLAFWRVYVPQTYAGVAAGALLVFMMAIGYYVTPALLGGPDDQMVSYFVAFFTNSTMNWGMAAALGSQLLIIVLLLYIVYVRVTRTSAEAAAH, encoded by the coding sequence ATGAGTCAAAACCCGGTTTTAGAGTCCACTGTTGCCGCGAAGCCCCGCGAACTGACGCTCAGTCAACGTCTGCGCCAGGTGGATCGGGTCAAAACCCGCCGCTCGCTGCTGCTGATCGCGCCATTGCTGATTTTTGTCGTGGTCTGCTTCCTCTTCCCCATTTTTTCGATTCTTACTAAGAGCGTCGATAACCCGGAATTCAGCACGACGCTGCCGGAAACCACGACGGCTTTACAACACTGGTCAGGCAAAACGCTGCCAGATGAAGCGCTGTATGCAACCCTGGGCAAAGAGTTAATCAGCGCGCGCGATCGCGGACAGATTGCCCTTGTCGCTAAACGGATGAGTTATGAAGATGCCAGCTTTCGCCGCCTGATCACCGCCGCCCCTCGCATGGTCCCGGCTTCAGGTGAAAACGTTAAAGAAGCGATGATAGCCAAACAGCCGTTATGGGGCGAACTCAGCACCTGGCAAACGCTCCAGCGCGCGGCGAAACCGATGACCAGTTACTATCTGCTTTCGGTTTTTGATCGCAAGGTGGATGTCAAAACGGGCGAAATCAAGGCGCTGTCGTCCGATCAGGCGCTCTATGTCAACGTCCTGCTGCGCACGTTGTGGATGGCGCTGGTCGTCACCTTGCTGTGTGTTGGCATTGGTTATCCTCTGGCGTACTGGCTGGCGAAACAGCCTTCCAATCGCGCAAATCTGCTGATGATTTTGGTGCTGTTGCCGTTCTGGACGTCACTGATTGTCAGAACCGCCAGTTGGATTGTGCTGCTTCAGTCCGGTGGACTGATTAACCGCGCATTAATGGCGGTTGGTTTCATCGATCATCCGCTGACGCTGGTATTTAACCGTGTCGGGGTCTTTATTTCGATGACCCATATTTTGCTGCCTTTTATCGTGCTGCCGCTCTACGCGGTGATGAAAGGGATCTCGCCGAGCTATGTTCGGGCTGCGGTCTCGCTTGGTGCGCATCCGTTCCTCGCCTTCTGGCGGGTGTATGTCCCGCAGACTTATGCGGGCGTGGCGGCGGGCGCGCTGCTGGTGTTTATGATGGCCATTGGCTATTACGTTACGCCTGCCCTGCTGGGCGGACCGGACGATCAGATGGTCAGCTACTTTGTCGCCTTCTTTACCAACAGCACCATGAACTGGGGAATGGCCGCAGCGCTGGGCAGTCAGCTGCTGATTATCGTGCTGCTGCTGTATATCGTTTATGTTCGAGTAACCCGCACTTCTGCCGAAGCGGCAGCCCATTAA
- a CDS encoding ABC transporter permease, producing MRQNGSQLLRLWNACFNVYGAAVLLFLIVPILVIVPLSFNSSSFLSYPLSGFSLRWYQTFFHSQEWLNALGNSLTIAPLATLLATVLGVLAAMGLTRGEFRGKGVVMAILISPMVAPVVIIAVGMFFFFAKLSLLNSYLGLVLAHALLGVPFVVITVIAVLKSYDTNLSRAAASLGASPFLTFRKVTLPLIAPGVFSGALFAFAASFDEVVVTLFLASPRQRTLPIQMFAGIRENLDPTIAAAASLMIGASLILLIVMELLRRRGEKMRVA from the coding sequence ATGAGACAAAATGGCAGCCAGCTTCTTCGTTTATGGAACGCCTGTTTTAACGTTTACGGGGCGGCGGTTCTGCTGTTCTTAATCGTGCCGATTTTGGTGATCGTGCCGCTCTCGTTTAATTCCAGCTCGTTTCTGAGCTATCCGCTCAGCGGCTTCTCGCTGCGCTGGTATCAAACCTTTTTTCACTCGCAGGAGTGGCTGAACGCGCTGGGCAATAGCCTGACGATCGCGCCTCTGGCTACGCTGCTGGCGACGGTTCTGGGCGTGCTTGCCGCGATGGGGCTAACGCGTGGAGAATTTCGCGGCAAGGGCGTCGTGATGGCCATTCTGATCTCGCCAATGGTTGCGCCTGTCGTCATCATTGCGGTTGGGATGTTTTTCTTCTTCGCGAAACTGTCGCTGCTGAACAGCTATCTGGGATTGGTACTGGCACATGCGCTGCTCGGCGTGCCGTTCGTGGTGATTACCGTTATTGCAGTGCTGAAAAGCTACGACACCAACTTGTCACGCGCGGCGGCAAGCCTCGGTGCCTCCCCTTTTCTCACCTTCCGCAAAGTCACGCTGCCGCTGATTGCACCTGGTGTATTTTCCGGCGCGCTGTTTGCCTTTGCCGCCTCGTTTGACGAAGTGGTGGTCACGCTGTTTTTAGCCAGCCCCCGCCAGCGGACGTTGCCGATCCAGATGTTTGCCGGGATCAGAGAAAACCTCGATCCCACTATCGCGGCGGCGGCATCGCTAATGATCGGCGCATCGCTGATTCTGCTGATTGTGATGGAGCTGCTGCGACGCCGTGGAGAGAAGATGCGGGTGGCATAG
- the yfcD gene encoding NUDIX hydrolase YfcD, producing the protein MVEQDRGTEWVDIVSEDNEVIAQSSRAQMRAQCLRHRATYIVVHDGMGKILVQRRTETKDFMPGMLDATAGGVVQSGEEMLESARREAEEELGIAAVPFAEHGLFYYEDQHCRVWGGLFSCVSHGPFAMQEEEVDEIFWLTPEEITARCDEFTDDSLKALSLWLSRNNEQGRAVAGAQA; encoded by the coding sequence ATGGTGGAGCAAGATCGCGGCACGGAATGGGTCGATATCGTTAGTGAAGATAACGAAGTCATTGCGCAGTCCAGCCGTGCGCAAATGCGGGCACAATGTTTGCGTCATCGCGCAACCTATATCGTGGTACACGATGGTATGGGTAAAATCCTGGTGCAGCGTCGCACTGAAACGAAAGACTTCATGCCGGGGATGCTGGATGCCACGGCGGGCGGCGTCGTCCAAAGCGGTGAAGAGATGCTGGAATCGGCGCGTCGTGAAGCTGAAGAAGAGCTGGGTATTGCCGCTGTCCCCTTTGCTGAACATGGCCTGTTCTATTATGAAGATCAACACTGCCGCGTCTGGGGTGGACTGTTCAGCTGCGTTTCGCACGGGCCTTTTGCCATGCAGGAAGAGGAAGTGGATGAAATTTTCTGGCTGACGCCGGAAGAGATCACTGCGCGTTGCGATGAGTTCACTGACGATTCGCTGAAGGCGCTCTCGCTGTGGCTGAGCCGTAACAACGAGCAGGGCCGGGCGGTAGCAGGCGCTCAGGCGTAG
- the yfcF gene encoding glutathione transferase: MNYPLVTLWSDACFFSPYAMSVFVALSEKGVPFSLRRVDLDSDEQLAEPYRQISLTRRVPTLQIGDFRLGESSAIAEYLDERFPAPEYERLYPRDGEKRAKAREIQAWLRSDFVPLRQERPTEVLFAGETFAPLSISAQQSAEKLISAVERLLKPGQHNLFGEWSIADTDLAVMLNRLVLHGDAVPDAVADYAHFQWQRASVQLWLSESSKSAVNDTAGL; the protein is encoded by the coding sequence ATGAATTATCCCCTTGTTACACTGTGGTCCGATGCCTGCTTTTTCAGTCCTTACGCAATGTCTGTTTTTGTGGCGCTGAGCGAAAAAGGCGTGCCGTTTTCGCTGCGGCGTGTCGATCTCGACAGTGATGAGCAGCTTGCTGAACCCTATCGCCAAATTTCGCTGACCCGACGTGTGCCCACGCTGCAAATCGGCGATTTTCGGCTGGGCGAATCCTCGGCGATTGCCGAATATCTCGATGAGCGTTTTCCCGCGCCGGAATATGAGCGCCTTTACCCACGAGACGGTGAAAAGCGCGCAAAAGCGCGGGAAATTCAGGCCTGGCTGCGCAGCGATTTTGTGCCGCTGCGTCAGGAGCGTCCGACGGAAGTGTTGTTTGCTGGCGAAACCTTCGCGCCGCTCAGCATCAGCGCGCAGCAGTCAGCGGAAAAGCTGATTTCAGCCGTTGAACGCCTGCTTAAGCCTGGTCAGCACAACCTGTTTGGCGAGTGGTCAATCGCGGATACCGATTTGGCCGTTATGCTTAACCGACTGGTCTTGCATGGTGATGCGGTTCCTGACGCGGTCGCCGATTACGCCCATTTCCAGTGGCAGCGTGCCTCGGTGCAGCTGTGGCTGTCGGAATCTTCCAAATCCGCCGTGAATGACACAGCGGGATTATAA
- a CDS encoding TIGR01777 family oxidoreductase, with product MHILLTGGTGLIGSHLIPRLLARGDSISVVTRDVVSARRKLGDQVNLWSGLEQQHDLNQVDAVINLAGEPIADKRWTDHQKQRLCESRWLITERLASLINASSTPPAVFISGSATGYYGDTGELVLNEDDPGHDEFTHTLCAHWEALAQSADSEKTRVCLLRTGVVLAKEGGALSKMKLPFKLGIGGPIGSGRQYMPWIHLDDMLNAILWLLDHQELRGPFNMVAPYAVRNEQFAATLGHVMHRPAFMRTPASAIKLMMGESSVLILGGQHVLPKRLEESGFGFRWYQLDEALADVV from the coding sequence ATGCATATTTTACTTACAGGCGGCACTGGCCTGATTGGCAGCCATCTTATTCCTCGCCTCCTCGCGCGAGGCGATAGCATAAGCGTCGTCACGCGTGATGTGGTTAGCGCACGCAGGAAGCTGGGCGACCAGGTGAACCTGTGGTCCGGTCTGGAACAACAGCATGACCTGAATCAGGTAGATGCGGTTATTAACCTGGCAGGCGAGCCGATTGCCGATAAACGCTGGACCGATCATCAAAAGCAGCGGCTCTGTGAAAGCCGCTGGCTGATTACCGAACGGCTGGCCTCATTGATCAATGCCAGCAGCACCCCGCCCGCTGTGTTTATCTCAGGGTCGGCCACCGGCTATTACGGCGACACCGGCGAACTGGTGCTAAACGAAGACGATCCTGGCCATGATGAGTTTACCCACACGCTGTGCGCGCACTGGGAAGCACTGGCGCAAAGCGCCGACAGTGAAAAAACCCGTGTCTGTCTGCTACGTACCGGCGTGGTGCTGGCGAAGGAAGGCGGTGCGCTGAGCAAAATGAAGCTGCCCTTTAAGCTGGGCATTGGCGGCCCGATTGGAAGCGGGCGACAGTATATGCCGTGGATCCATCTTGACGACATGCTGAATGCCATTCTCTGGCTGCTGGATCATCAGGAGCTGCGCGGCCCTTTTAATATGGTGGCGCCTTATGCCGTACGAAATGAGCAGTTTGCGGCCACGCTGGGGCATGTGATGCATCGTCCGGCTTTTATGCGTACGCCGGCCAGCGCTATCAAGTTAATGATGGGCGAATCGTCAGTATTGATATTGGGTGGCCAACACGTGTTACCAAAGCGCCTGGAAGAGTCCGGCTTCGGCTTCCGCTGGTATCAGCTGGATGAAGCGCTGGCCGATGTAGTGTGA
- the hisP gene encoding histidine ABC transporter ATP-binding protein HisP codes for MADNKLHVTELHKRYGEHEVLKGVSLQAKAGDVISIIGSSGSGKSTFLRCINFLEKPSEGSISVNNQLITLVRDTDGQLKVANKEQLRALRTSLTMVFQHFNLWSHMTVLQNVMEAPIQVLGLSKAEARERAIRYLDKVGIDERARAKYPVNLSGGQQQRVSIARALAMEPEVLLFDEPTSALDPELVGEVLRIMQKLAKEGKTMVVVTHEMEFARHVSSHVIFLHQGKIEEEGPPHELFNQPKSPRLQQFLSGALK; via the coding sequence ATGGCCGACAATAAATTACACGTGACCGAACTGCATAAACGTTATGGCGAGCACGAGGTGCTGAAAGGCGTATCGCTGCAGGCGAAAGCCGGAGATGTGATCAGCATTATCGGCTCTTCCGGCTCCGGGAAAAGTACGTTTTTACGCTGCATCAACTTTCTGGAAAAACCCAGTGAAGGATCGATCTCGGTCAATAATCAGCTGATCACGCTGGTACGCGATACCGATGGCCAGCTAAAAGTAGCTAATAAAGAACAGCTGCGTGCGCTGCGTACCAGCCTGACGATGGTGTTTCAGCACTTCAATTTGTGGAGCCACATGACGGTGCTGCAAAACGTGATGGAAGCGCCAATACAGGTGCTGGGACTGAGCAAAGCGGAAGCGCGGGAGCGGGCTATTCGCTATCTGGACAAGGTCGGTATCGATGAACGCGCCCGCGCCAAATATCCGGTAAATCTCTCTGGTGGACAGCAGCAGCGTGTTTCCATTGCCCGGGCGCTGGCAATGGAGCCGGAGGTATTGCTGTTTGACGAGCCCACTTCGGCGCTCGATCCAGAGCTGGTTGGAGAAGTACTGAGGATCATGCAGAAGCTGGCAAAAGAGGGGAAAACCATGGTGGTGGTGACGCATGAAATGGAGTTTGCCCGCCATGTCTCCAGCCATGTGATTTTCCTGCATCAGGGCAAAATTGAGGAAGAAGGCCCGCCGCATGAGCTGTTCAATCAGCCGAAAAGTCCGCGCTTGCAGCAGTTTCTGTCTGGCGCGTTAAAATAG
- a CDS encoding ABC transporter permease, which yields MIDIVQEYWKALLWTDGYRFSGVAITLWLLIISVVLGGCMAVLLSIARVSPVRAVRFPVWLFTYIFRGTPLYVQLLVFYSGMYTLEVVKGNELLNAFFRSGLNCTLLALTLNTCAYTTEIFAGAIRAVPHGEIEAARAYGFSTFKLYRCIILPSALRTALPAYSNEVILMLHSTALAFTATVPDLLKVARDINAATYQPFVAFGIAAVLYLIISYVLISLFRKAEKRWLAHVKPSSTH from the coding sequence ATGATCGATATCGTGCAGGAATACTGGAAAGCCCTGCTGTGGACGGACGGATATCGTTTTTCCGGCGTGGCCATTACGCTTTGGCTGCTGATTATCTCCGTTGTACTGGGCGGCTGCATGGCGGTATTGCTGTCAATTGCCCGCGTCTCACCCGTCAGGGCAGTGCGTTTCCCGGTCTGGCTGTTCACCTATATTTTTCGCGGAACGCCGCTCTATGTGCAGCTGCTGGTCTTTTATTCCGGCATGTATACGTTGGAGGTGGTAAAAGGCAACGAGCTGCTGAACGCTTTCTTCCGTAGCGGCCTGAACTGTACGCTGTTGGCACTGACGCTAAACACCTGCGCTTATACCACTGAAATTTTTGCCGGGGCCATTCGCGCCGTGCCGCATGGTGAAATCGAAGCGGCAAGGGCTTATGGATTTTCCACTTTTAAGCTCTACCGCTGCATTATTCTGCCGTCGGCGCTGCGAACGGCGTTGCCGGCCTACAGCAACGAAGTCATTCTGATGCTGCATTCGACAGCGCTGGCATTTACGGCAACCGTTCCCGATCTGTTAAAGGTGGCGCGCGATATTAACGCAGCGACCTACCAGCCATTTGTGGCTTTTGGCATTGCCGCCGTGCTGTACCTGATTATCTCGTATGTGTTGATTAGTCTGTTCCGCAAGGCGGAAAAACGCTGGCTGGCGCACGTGAAACCCTCATCGACTCATTGA